A portion of the Solea senegalensis isolate Sse05_10M linkage group LG17, IFAPA_SoseM_1, whole genome shotgun sequence genome contains these proteins:
- the rars2 gene encoding probable arginine--tRNA ligase, mitochondrial, protein MACFFRRKIAAKLGRTLQAPEDVFIPVLSAVPVFKKQKSADFRLSINTLRDKGILPSSGNVQLQTENLASQLKQDNVVDEISVERGMINFTIHRKLLVEKMLEPFEKQEDVKFGLNSELLNQLKKGTTLVEYSSPNIAKKFHAGHLRSTIIGNFISNLKQFLGNNVIRMNYLGDWGMQFGLLGAGFGQFGCQEKLKQNPLQHLFEVYVQVNKEVEHNEDMKQAARDFFRQLEQHESQALSLWQQFRDITVQEYQHIYKRLGIHFDVYSGESEHQGQALEVVQQLQSQSLLKTSEKGTGVVDLSSQGDMSSVCTLLRSDGTSLYITRDLAAAAARKQQYQFDEMIYVTDKSQANHFQQLFQILLAMGHSWAQSCQHVPFGLVQGMKTRTGEVVFLEDVLDEARARMLNNMSQTKTTKEMDDPEHTAEKVGISALIIQDFKGPLQSDYKFDWDRMLQAQGDTGVFLQYTHARLRSLIRMNCQIDAAPFDASLLPEQTSIVILQHLLRYDEVLYQSALDLQPKHLVNFLLKLCHLSAKAHRELPVKGSPHDVAQARLRLFGASCSVLASGMMILGITPVEKM, encoded by the exons ATGGCGTGTTTCTTCAGGAGGAAAATTGCAGCGAAG CTGGGTAGGACATTGCAGGCGCCGGAGGATGTCTTCATACCAGTCCTGTCAGCAGTTCCAGTTTTTAAGAAACA AAAGTCTGCTGACTTCAGACTATCAATCAACACATTACGAGACAAAGGCATTTTACCATCCAGTGGAAACGTTCAGTTGCAGACAGAAAACTTAGCTTCCCAG TTAAAGCAGGACAACGTGGTGGATGAAATATCTGTTGAGCGTGGAATGATCAACTTTACAATTCATCGCAAGCTTCTTGTCGAG AAAATGTTGGAGCCGTTTGAAAAACAGGAGGATGTGAAATTTGGATTAAATAGTGAACTTTTGAATCAACTCAAAAAAGGAACAACCTTAGTGGAATACAG TTCTCCAAATATTGCCAAAAAATTCCACGCTGGACACTTGCGGTCGACAATTATTG GTAACTTCATTTCCAACCTAAAGCAATTCCTTGGAAACAATGTGATCCGTATGAACTACCTTGGAGACTGGGGTATGCAGTTTG GTTTGCTAGGAGCTGGTTTTGGCCAGTTTGGATGTCaggaaaaattaaaacagaatcCATTACAGCATTTGTTTGAG GTTTACGTCCAAGTGAACAAGGAGGTGGAGCACAACGAGGATATGAAGCAGGCTGCCAGAGATTTCTTTAGACAGCTGGAGCAGCACGAAAGCCAGGCCTTGTCGTTATGGCAACAGTTCAGAGACATCACAGTGCAGGAGTATCAACACATTTATAAG CGGTTAGGCATCCACTTTGATGTTTACTCCGGGGAGTCCGAGCACCAAGGTCAAGCTCTAGAAGtggtgcagcagctgcagagccaAAGCCTGCTGAAAACCTCAGA GAAAGGAACTGGAGTAGTGGATCTTTCCTCTCAGGGCGACATGAGCAGCGTCTGTACGTTGCTCCGCAGCGACGGCACATCGCTCTACATCACCAG AGATCTCGCCGCAGCTGCTGCCCGAAAACAGCAGTACCAGTTTGATGAGATGATTTATGTG aCAGATAAAAGTCAAGCCAACCACTTCCAGCAGTTGTTCCAGATCCTGCTGGCTATGGGACATTCTTGGGCCCAAAG CTGTCAGCATGTGCCCTTTGGCCTGGTGCAGGGCATGAAGACACGGACTGGCGAGGTGGTTTTCCTGGAGGACGTGCTGGATGAAGCACGGGCCAGGATGTTGAACAACATGAGCCAGACAAAAA CCACAAAGGAAATGGACGATCCAGAACACACAGCCGAGAAAGTGGGAATTAGTGCACTAATAATTCAG GATTTCAAAGGTCCACTGCAGTCAGACTATAAGTTTGACTGGGACAGGATGCTGCAGGCTCAGGGAGACACGGGCGTCTTTCTTCAGTACACACACGCTCGCCTCCGCAG TTTAATACGGATGAATTGTCAAATAGATGCAGCTCCGTTTGATGCGTCTCTTCTACCTGAGCAGACGAGTATCGTGATCCTCCAGCATCTCCTTCG ctATGATGAGGTGCTGTACCAGTCAGCCCTGGATCTGCAACCCAAACACTTGGTCAACTTCTTATTAAAGCTGTG TCACCTGAGCGCCAAGGCACACAGAGAGCTGCCAGTCAAAGGAAGCCCTCATGATGTCGCACAG GCGAGGTTAAGATTGTTTGGCGCTTCCTGCTCAGTCCTGGCCAGCGGGATGATGATCCTTGGCATAACCCCGGTGGAGAAAATGTGA